From the bacterium genome, the window GAGAATGCAACAAATGCAAAATCAAAATCTAAAGCTGTTAAGAATTTCATTTATCTATCCCTCCTTTTAGTTTCTAACCGCCAAGTCGCCGAGTAAGCCAAGAAAATATTATTTCGTTTTAACTTGGCGTCTTGGCGTCCTGGCGTTTTAAAACTGGGATCGCTGTTTCCAGTTTTGAGGAAGACAACACAAAGGTGGTTTTCACTTTCTCAATTCCACCTACTTTTGTGAGTTTTCCCAAAACAAAGTTCTCATATTCTCCCGGACTTGCTGCAACCACTTTCAACAAAAAATCCTCATCACCGGCAATATGGTGGCATTCGAGCACCTCCGGAAATTTCTGGATGGCCTGCATGAAATCAAGCGTCGTTTTCCGGTTGTGCGCTTCCAGAATCACATGTACAAATGCAGTTACGGGCAATCCGAGCTTTACAGTATCCAGCAGCGCCACAAAACGCTTGATGTAACCGGCTTCTTCCAGCTTTTTCACCCGCATCAACGTCGGCGCTGGAGTCAGGCCAATTCTTTTCGCGAGCCGGAAATTCGTGATCCTGCCCTCCCGTTGGAGGATGCTCAAAATCTTTAAATCAACAGGGTCCAGTTTCAAATGCAATATAATAATTTGAATTGGAAAATAATGCAATATATTATTTTGAATTTTATTAATTATTAAAATAATATTCTGGCACTCTCATTTGCACACTTCCGTCCGCCGTCCTAAACTAGATAATAGCAAGCAACATATTTGTTCTTTTGCCGACAATTATCCTTGCGACGCTCCAGAGAGCGGTATCAGAAATTGAGGAAGGAATCCAATGGGTAAAGTCGGAAAATCTGGCTCAAGCCCGATTAATCCTCAACCAGCGGTAGAGCAAACTTCGGAGTCCTCACATCCGGACTCTACCAAAAACAGTCCATCGGCGTCACAAACAGAATCTCCTCCGGTGCGAGCTTCAGCAAGAGAGGCACAAGCGAGGATTGTGGAGAAAAACTTCGATGGTCGAGCAAGAGAGGCACAGCTAAGAAGCCTTCTGGCGAAAGGTGGAGGGGAGACTGCGGGATTGGAGAGTACCGATCAACAGAGTCATCCGTCGCGCCCGTTTACCGGTCAAATGTTGGTCCCTCGCCAAACAGCTTCCGGTGGAACCGAGTATGAATATATTGGTCCCGCCAGACATCTCAATTCACAAGATGCAGCGAACCTCGGAAGAGAGCTTGCGGAGCTCAGAAGAGCGGATCCTGATCGGGCAAATGAAACGGTCGATCAGGTTTTCAATAGATTCAATCCTGAAGAAAGGCAAAGATTGGCCACTGAGCTGGTTCGCAACACAACTCACCGGGAACTGGTTGGGATGGCTGTTTCGGATATGAGCCTTCGAGCGGAACCTGGACAGGGGTTCCTGGAACGCATGAACCGTGAGATGACGTCGGGTCCCGCTGCTCCAACG encodes:
- a CDS encoding Lrp/AsnC family transcriptional regulator produces the protein MKLDPVDLKILSILQREGRITNFRLAKRIGLTPAPTLMRVKKLEEAGYIKRFVALLDTVKLGLPVTAFVHVILEAHNRKTTLDFMQAIQKFPEVLECHHIAGDEDFLLKVVAASPGEYENFVLGKLTKVGGIEKVKTTFVLSSSKLETAIPVLKRQDAKTPS